The nucleotide sequence CTGGGACCAGCCCTCTCCCGCCGTCCGCTGGGCCTGCGCATTGGTCCAACGGAGACCACGCCGCGCAATGCGACCCCGCGCCTGATGCCTCTGCCGGAAGCGACACCGGACGCGCGCGCCATCATCCTGGCAGCGCCGCCGCCCGAGAATAATCGGCCCCAGCGCCGGTCGCCGCCAGACCTCCTCGGCCAGCTCATGGCGGCGAAGTCAGCGGCGCTGGAGGCCCGTCCCGAAACAGTCGAGCAGCCACTCAGCGCTGAGGAACTGGCAGAGCGGCGTGAGCGAGTGGACCGTATTCTGCGCGCCGTCATGGCGGAACCCGACGCGGGATTCCGCGCCATCGGCGTCCTCTATCAGGAGTTCGTGGTCCGCTGCCGAATTGAGGGCCTCGGTTCGGCCGTGCCGGACCTGGGTGACTTCCGTCGCATGCTGACACGCGCCCGCGCCGGGCTCGGCTCCGATATGGCAGAGAATGACGGGTGGCAGGATGTTTCGGTCCGCGCCTCACTTCTGCCGGAGGATATGCAGGGCGTCTTCATGATGATCGCTCGCGCCGCGAAGGAAGGTTGGCCCTGCCCGGGCGATGCAGCGATTGCGCGCGCCTATGGCTCACATTCGTTGCGCCGTGCACGGCGTCTGCTGACCTACATTGAGGAACAGGGCCTCATCGTTTGCCAGCTTGACGGTGCCGGTCGGCGGATCGTGACGCTCGTCGAACTGGCCTGGGCGACGGCACCGGGCGACCCCAATGCCGAGGAACTGCCGGCGGAGCAAGGCTGCAGCAGTTCGGCTCCGTGATATATGATACGCAAAAGTCGCTGAGCGCTGCGCTACATTTCCTTTTGACGAGTCCGCGCTCTTGTCGCCGACCGCTTTTTGCATATCTCGCTTAAGAGGAGTTCTCAGCTTGAGCGTTGCATTCACCAAGGAAGATAGTGCCGAAACTGCGTCGGAGACTTTGCTTCCCGACCGCCCGGTTTCACCGCATCCGAACCTTGTTACGGAAGCGGGATTAAAGGCTCTGGAATTTCAGCTCCAGCAGGCTCGCGAGGCATACGAGACCGCGCAGACGATCGAAGACGTGAATGAACGACGGCGGCAAGCGGCTACCCCCTTGCGTGATGCGCGCTACTTTGCGGCGAGAGTCCGGACGGCCCAGGTCATCCCCAATCCGACGTCGACTGACACTGTCGCCTTTGGCAACACGGTGACCTTCAGGCGCGACGATGGGCGCGTACAAAAATATCATATCGTTGGAGAAGACGAAGCGGACCCCAAGGCCGGTTCGATTTCCTTCGTATCACCGGTGGCAAGGCTTCTGATGGGCAAAGCTGTTGGGGACCTCGTTGGTACGTCCGGTCAGGAGCTTGAGATCATTGCGATCTCCTAGCACCCTTCCGCACCGGAATGGATCCGGGACCGGCTATTCGCCGAGCGGATTTACAAGACATTCCCTAAAATCGATTGGACGAACAGGCTGGGCGGCGCAAGCCAAATACAAGTCAAGTATCAGTTGCATCGGCGTCCCTTCCAGAAAGGTACAGGTTGCTGCAAGCTGCTTATGTTGCCCGCGATTCGTAGATCTCTTGAGGACCCATGAACGAGACTTTGATATCCGCCTGTATGCTGTTTCTCGTTCCAGCAACGCTGTTGTTCGGCGCTTTAGGCGTCGCGAACTCGTCCTTCCTCAAGATGCTGGTCTGCCTGCTTGGCGTGGCCACGACAGGAATATGGCTTTACCGGATATGGTGGTGGACAAACCTGTCTTTGATTGATCGCAGAACGGCGCTTGGTCTCGCAGGCATGTTTGCATGCGCCTGGCTGGTGACATTCCTGGTGCAGTTGAAGAATGTGTTCTCGCCGCGCTGACTGACTCCGTTTTGATGAAATCAGTCAGCTATCGGACTCTACTCCTGCTCAGCCACAAGGCGAATTCGCCCTGCCCCAAACAATTCAGCGGGACGGAGCACACCGTCCGAGATGTCGCCGGACTAATCTGACTTCGCGAGGCCCAGCGCTGCGCAGCGCAGAAGACCGCAACCTGCCGCAGGATTGGATGCTGCCGATTCCGGTCGGGCGCGCAAAGGCAATGAAGCCGACCGACCTGAGCGTCGCGAAACTCGACGCCCAGGTCTGTAAGCATCACTTCTTGGCGATGTTCCAATAGACCGGGACCGCCGCCTTCAAGATGCCGTCGACGTTGCTGCGCGCTGCCCGCACCAGGTAAAGCTGCGCCGCCGGCCAGTAGGGCACATACTCCACTGCCCGGAGTTGGAGTTCGGTCGCGATTTTCTTCTTCTGCTCGGGGTCGGTCGCCAGCGCGAAGTCGCTGCGCAGCTTCTCGATCTTCTCGTCGCAGGGCCAGCCGAACCATGCCTTCGCACAGTTGGCGCGAAGGCCGAGATGTCCCACCGGCTCGAACATGTCCGCGCCCGTCGGCCCCGACATGAAAAGCGACCAGCCTCCCTTGTCGACAGTCTCCTTCGAGGCGCGGCGTCCGACCAGAGTGCCCCAGTCCATCGCCTGCGGTTCGACCTTGAGACCGATCTGCCGCATCAGCTGCTCGGCGACGAGGCTGAACGTATTGGTCGGGCCGCTTTCAGTGGCATGCAGCACCACGACCGGCGTACCATCATATCCACTCTCGGCGATCAGCTTCTTGGCCTTCTCGATATCCGGCTTCACCCAGCCGTCTGCCGTGAAGTAGGGTGATGAGCACATGAAGAAGCTCGGGCAGTTCTTGTAGAGTTTTGGATCGCTGACATAGGCCCGCGCGAACTTCTCCTGATCGGTCATGTAGCTGATCGCCTGACGGACCTTCTGGTTGTTGAAGGGCGGCACCGCGGTATTCATGCGGAACACCATCTGCATGCCCAACGTATCCTGCGGCATGGTCTTGATGTCGGGGTTGCCCGCGAGCGTCGGCAAGAAGTCCGGCGGAACCTCCTCGAAGAGATCGATCTCACCCGCCTGCAGTGCGTTGAGCGCGGTCTGCGCATCCGGAATGTAGTGCCATTCGACGCGATCGACCTTGGCGATCTTGCCACCGGCCAGGCCGTTCGCCGGCTCCAGCCGCGGCTTGTAAGTCGGGTTCTTCACATAGACCACCTTGGAGCCCGGGGCCCACTCGTCCTTCTTCATGATGAAGGGACCCGACCCGGTCGCATCGGTGATCGCGGTATCGGCCGGCGCTGCGGCGATTGCCTTCGGCATGATGAACGGCACGTTGGAGCTCGGCTTGCTGAGCGCCTCGATCACCAGGCCCCACGGACGCTTGAGATTCAGCTCGAAAGTCTTGTCGTCCTTGGCGGTCAGGCTGTCGCTGACGGAGGCAAGCTGCTGGCCGAGGCCGTCGCGCTGCCACCAACGCTTCAACGAAGCGACCGCATCTTCCGAGGTCACCGGCTGACCGTCGCTGAAGGTCAGGCCACCGCGTAGCGTGAATATGTAGGTGAGCTGATCATTGCTGACTGACCACGCTTCAATCATCTGCGGCTGTGCGGCCAGTTGCTCGTCCAGCGAGAACAGCGTGTCGTAGACCATGTAGCCGTGGTTGCGCACCATATAGTCGGACGTGATGACGGGATCGATCTGCTTGAGATCACCGAACGGCCGGATCTTCAGAACCGTCTCGGCAAAGGCGGGCGACATGGCACCCAACAAGCCTGCCGCAACAACGACGGCAAACAGTCTATTCGGCGGTTTCATTTTGGTACTCCTCCCGTTTCACTGTTTTTGAACGACTGCGATGTCTTCGGCCGCGCTGGAGCGCGAGACGTTCGGTGGCGGCAGTGATTGCGAATGATGGCAGGCGACGAAGTGGCTGGGGCGCGATCTCGGTCATCGGCGGCGCCTGCTGCGCGCAGATGTCCGTGGCGAAGGGACAGCGCGTCCGGAAACGGCAGCCCGAAGGCAACGCAGCAGCGCTCGGTATCTCCCCTTCGAGTGGCGAACGGCGGCGGCGATTGCGCGGATGGGTCACAGGCACGGAGTCGATCAGTGCGCGCGTATAAGGATGCGCAGGCGCGCCGAACATCGCCTCTGCCGGCGCCTGCTCAACGATGGCGCCGAGATACATCACCGCGACGTCGTCGGCGAGATAACGTACCACGGACAGATCGTGCGAGATGAAGAGATAGGAAATTCCGATCTCCCGCTGCACCTCCTTCAACAGATTGAGGATCTGCGAGCGGATCGATACGTCGAGCGCGGCGACGGCCTCGTCGGCGACGATCAGCGACGGCTCTGCCGCCAGCGCCCGGGCGATGCCGAGGCGCTGGCGTTGCCCGCCCGATAGATGATGCGGCAGACGGGAATGGAAATGCTGCGGCAGACCGACCTGATCGAACAAGCGCAAGACCTTGCGCTGGCGCGAGGCGGCATTGCCGATGCTGAAGTTCAGGAGCGGCTCCTCGACGATCTCGGCGGCCGTCATGCGCGAATTGAGACAGGCGAACGGATCCTGGAATACCATCTGGATCTGCTGGCGCTTGCGCCGCAGCGTCTCGCCGGCCAGGTCAGCAAAATCCTCGCCGTTGACGCGGACAGAGCCGGCGGTCGGTTTCAAGAGACGCACGACCAGCCGGCCGATCGTCGTCTTGCCGCAGCCGCTCTCGCCGACGAGACAGAACGTGCGGCCGCGTTCGACCACGAAGCTGACGTCGTCGACAGCCCGCAGTTCGCGTCGGCCGAAGAGTCCGAACGGACCTTTCTGCGATGTGAAGACCTGCGTCAGGCGGGAGACTTCCAGCACCGCGCTCATGCCGTCATCTCCTCGTCAATCCTGCCAAGCCAGCAGGCCGCCTGATGCGGGCCTGCGCCAGCCAGCGGCGGTGTTTCAGAATGACAGACCGGCATGGCAGCGGCGCAGCGTTGACGGAAGGAGCAACCCGTTCCGAGCGACGCCGGACTCGGGACATTGCCCGGAATTTCCGCGAGACGATCCCGACTGCCGCTGTTGAGCTGCCGGATCGCGCCGAGCAGGCCGCGCGTATAGGGATGCGCCGCGCCGTCGAAGAGATCGTTGACGCTTGCCTGCTCCACGACGCTGCCGGCGTAGAGCACGACGACCCGATCGGCCATTTCAGCGACCACGCCCAGATCATGCGTAATGAGCAGCACCGACGTGCCGAACTCGCGTCGAAGATCGTCGATCAGCGTCAGGACCTGCGCCTGGATGGTGACGTCGAGCGCTGTCGTTGGTTCGTCGGCGATCAGCAAGGCCGGACGAAGCGCCAGCGCCATGGCGATCATCACCCGCTGCCGCATGCCGCCGGAGAGCTGGTGCGGAAACTCCTCCGCCCGCCGCCGCGCATCCGGAATGCGTACGAGGTCGAGGAGTTGCAGCGCCTGCCGCAGCCCGTGGGCTTCTGAGACGCCGCGGTGTTCGACGATCACCTCGGCGATCTGCTGACCTATCCGCTGCAGCGGATTGAGCGATGTCATCGGCTCCTGGAACACCATGGCGACGCGGTCACCGCGCAGCCGCCGCATTTCTTCGGCGCGAAGCGAGACAAGATCACGCCCCTCGAAAAGGATTCGGCCGGAGGAGACCTGCATGACCTTGCGGTTGAGCAGGCCGATGATGGACAGCGCCGTCAGACTCTTGCCGCAGCCGCTTTCACCGACCAGGCATAGCGTTTCGCCCGGATCGATTGAGAAGGAGACATTGCGGAGCAACGAAATTGGAACGGCTCCCGCATTGAGTGTGACCCCGAGATCCTCGACGGACAGAAGCGGAGCGCTCATCGCACTTCACCTGCCTGCAGGCTCGGGTCGAGCAGGTCGCGCAGCGCATCACCAAGGAGATTGGCGGCAAGCACAGTGACGGCAAGCATCAGTGCGGGAAAGCCGAGAATCCACGGCGCTATTTGCAGGAACTGCCGTCCCTCTGACATCATGTTGCCCCAGCTCGGCACATCAGGCGGCGTACCCGCACCGAGGAAGGACAGGATCGATTCCAGGATCATCGCCGACGCAAAGACATAGGTCGTCTGCACTATGATCGGCCCCGCCGCGCCGGGCAGGATGTGCCGGCGAAGGATTGTCGTTGCGCGCCCACCGCACGTGATCGCCGCCTCGACATAGACGCGCTCGCGCAATGTCAGCACGCTCGCGCGCACCACGCGCGCCATACGCGGAATTTCCGGCACGCTGATCGCGGTGACAATCACGAAGGGCGAGGCTCCGATCAATGCGACGAGCGCGATCGCGAGCAGGATCGCAGGGATCGCCATGACGGCATCCATGACCCGCATGGCTACCGTGTCGACCGCGTGGAAATAGCCGGCGATGACACCGATGGTCACGCCGACGAGGGTTGTGACAACGGCAACGGCAATCCCGACCCAAAGCGACACGCGCGTTCCCCACAGCGCGCGGGCGAAAACCGAACGACCGGCCTGATCGGTGCCGAACGGCTGATCGAGCGATGGTGAGCTCAGCCGACCAAGCGGATCGAGCGCAGCCGGATCCGAGGTGATCCAGGGGCTCACCAGAGCGAGCGCGCCGAAGGCGAGAAGCAGGCCGCAACTCGCGGTCAACATCGGCTGGCGCAGCGGGAATCTTGCGATGCGGCCGAGCCGGTCGCTGCCGATATCCGGCTTCTCGAGCCCGCCTGCCGTCGAGGTGATTGTCATCTGCCGCTGTTCCATCAGTACCGGATCCGCGGATCGACGACGGCATAGAGGATGTCGACCGCGAGATTCACAACGACATAGACCCCGGCGAAAAGCAGGATGAGCGCCTGCACCACAGGATAGTCGCGCCGAAGGATCGAGTCGGCGGTGAGCCGGCCGAGACCCGGAATGCTGAACACTGTTTCGGTGACGACGACGCCGCCGAGCAACGCCGCGAACCCAATGCCGACGACCGTGATGATCGGCACGGCGGCGTTGCTGAGCACGTATCGCGAAATGATCTTGCGCCCGGCGAGCCCCTTAGCGTGTGCGGTGCGAACATAGTCCTCGCGCAGGACTTCCAGCACCGCCGCGCGCGTAACCCGCGCGATCAATGCGATATAGAGGAAGGACAGGGAGATCGCCGGCAGCACGAGCGAGTGGAACGAGCCCAAGACGCCCTGGGACAGCGGCCTGTAACCCTGCACCGGAAACCAGTGCAGGCCGAGCGCCAGTGTGTAGACGAGAACAAACGCGACAACAAAGACAGGCACCGAGAAGCCGAGCACGGCGCCAGCCATTGTCAAGCGTGCAACGAACCCCTTAGGACGATAGGCAGCCACCAGACCGAGCGGGACCGCGACGAAAACCGCGATCGTAATCGTCATTAGCGAGAGGATCAGCGTCGGCTCGATGCGCTGCGCGACGAGCTGCGAAACCGGGATACGGCTGAACAGCGACAGGCCGAAATCACCGCTCAGCATGCGCCCCACCCAGGTAAGGAACCGCGGCAGCATCGGCAAATTAAGCCCGAGCGCCTGGCGCACCGCCTCCACCTGCTGCGGCGAAGCAAAGTCACCGGCAATGAGCACCGCCGGGTCGCCGGGTGCCAGACTCAGCAACAGGAAGACGAACACCGCGACCGCGAGCAGCACGGGAACGGCTGCGAGCAACCGGCCCAGGACATAACCCGTCACGCCGCACCCTCAGGCCCGCAAATAGAGCCGAGCCGTCTCAAGCAAAGCCCGCTCCTCACCATTTCCTCCGTTGTTAAACGTTTTTTCAAGTAAGAAAGCCCTCATATCATTCGCGATGCCCTCCAGGCAAGCGGCAAAATCGGACTTGTCGGCTGCAAATTGAGCCGATAAGAAAACGTTTAACAGGAAAAGAGGAGCCGATGTCCGCAGGGCCTTTGCCCACCATCCACGAGGTCGCGCGGCTGGCCGGCGTTTCAGTCGCCACAGTATCGAAGACGCTTAACCGCTCGGGCAAAGTGAGCGAGGTTCTGCAGGAACGCGTCAACGCCGCGGTGCAGAAGCTCGGTTATGCACCGCATGCCAGTGCGCGCAGCTTGCGGAGCGGCGCTACGCGCATCCTCGGCCTGCTCGTTGCGGACCTCGCCAATCCCTATTTCTTGAGGCTGGTCGAGAACATCGAACGGCTTTCGAGCGCCGCCGGTTATTCGGTCATTCTCTGCAACAGCGCCGAAGATCCGGGACGGGAGGAGCGGCACTTGGCGATGCTGCTGTCGCAGCGTGCCGACGGCGCCATCGTCATTCCGACGCGCCGCGGCTGGAGCGGGCGCCTCGCTGCGCTATCGAGCCTGCCGATGCCCGGCATCCTCGTCGACCGGCGGATCGAGGGGCTCGATCTTGATTCAGTCACCACGGACAACGTTACGCTCGGGCGGCTGGCGGCGGAACATCTCCACGATTTCGGCCATCGGCGCGTCGCCGTGATCATGGGTTCACCCGAGCATCAGATCGCACGCCATCGGTTGGATGGCTTTCGGACAGGGTTCGCCGAACGCGGCGTGACGCTGGACGAGCGGCTGATCGAGAAGAACAACTTTTCGGAAATGGCCGGCCATGCGGCTGCTCTTCGGCTGCTGTCGCGCTCCAAGCGGCCGACCGCGATCTTCGCGACGAACAACCATCTGGCTCTCGGGCTGCTGCGCGCCGTCGGCGAACGCGGCCTGTCCATTCCAGACGAGATTTCCGTCATCGCCGTCGACGATCTGCCCTGGGCCGGCCTCGTGCGCCCTGGCATGACCGTCGTGACCCAGCCGTCCGAGGCAATCGCCGAGGCAACCGTTTCAACCCTCCTGAGACGGATTTCCGAAGGCCGGTCCGGCAAGGACGATAACGGGCGATCGATCCAATTGCAGCCGGCGCTCGTGGTGCGCGGCTCCACCGCCGCCATCCGGAAGCAGCCATGAACGATCTGTCCATTCCCGCGCCGTCCGTCGGCATTCTCGATCTGTCGGCCGTCGAGGCGATCGCGGAAATCCGCAAAGGCCATCTGTCGCCGCTCGACGTCGTCGACGCTGCTATCGACAGGATCGAGGCAACAGATGCTGCGATCAACGCGATACCCGTCCGCTGCTTCGATGCTGCCCGCTCCGCGGCGCGCCGCTTGATGGACAAGGCGGCTGGCGGTGAAGGCTGGCCTCTGCTTTGCGGACTGCCGCTTGCGGTAAAGGACAATGCGGATGTTGCCGGCGTGCCTACCAGTGGCGGCAGCCTACTGACCGCAGGTCGTGTCCCCGATGTCTCGGATCCGACCATCGACCGTCTGCAGCGCAACGGCGCGATCGTCATCGGCAAGAGCAATCTATCGGAACTCGGCGGCGCCAACACGACCAATGCCCTGTTCGGCGCGACCCGCAATCCGTTTTTCCCCGAGCTGACGTCGGGTGGTTCCTCCGGCGGCTCCGCGGCAGCCCTTGCGGCACATCAGGTCTATCTCGGCCACGGCAATGATGTCGGCGGCAGCCTGCGCACGCCGGCCGCCTTCTGTGGTGTGGCGGGTCTAAGGCCGACGCCTGGCCTCGTAGCGCGCAAGCCGCTGGCCGATCCCTTCGACACCATCTTCGTCGAGGGACCGATGGCCCGGACGATCGCCGATCTCGCATTGATGCTGGATGCGATGACCGGATTCCATGCCGCCGATCTCATATCGCGCGAGAAAAAGCATATGTCGTTCCAGAACGCGGCAGCACGACCTAACTGGGCGGCACGGGTCGCGGTTTCCGAGGACCTTGATCTTCTCCCGGTCGCCGGTGACATCCGATCGGGCTTCGGCCGCGCGATCGACCGGCTGCGACGCGCCGGTTGCGCGATGACCGAGGCTGCTCCCGACCTCTCCGGTGTGCCCGGTGTCATCCGCGCGCTCCGCGGCCTCGCCTACCTTGCGACCTGGGGCAAGCATTGGCCGCAATCGCGCGCGCGCTTCACGCCTGAGGTTGCCGGCGACATCGGCTATGGCGAAAACCTGTCCGCCGCTGACATTGCAGGCGCGATGGCGGACCGGGCGGCGCTGTATCGGCGCGCCATGAGCTTCTTTGCGGATTTCGATATCCTGATCTGTCCGACCACACAGGTCACGCCATTCCCCGTCGACGTCCGCTGGCCGACCGAGATCGATGGTCGGGCGTCCGAGACCTATATCGACTGGATCATGATCACTTACGTCTGGTCCATCCTTGGATGCCCCGCACTTGCAGTTCCGGCCGGCCGTGATCGAGATGGCATGCCGGTTTCGTTGCAGATCGTCGGATCTCCGCACAGCGAGGAGCGGCTTCTCTCCTTTGCCGCCCGCATCGAGCAGGAGTTCGACACTCGATCATGACGATGAGCCCCTCTGCAAGCCGCGCACGCTTGGTTCCAATATCCTTCCGAGGCCGAAAATAGCACTCCCTCCCCCGCAAGGCGACCGCAAGCGGGAGAGGGAGTGTAGCGCAGGAACGTTGGGGCTGAGAACGTTCCTACTTCAACAGTTGAGCGACGTTGTCCTTGGTCACGAGATCAAGGCCGGTGTAGATGACCTCGGGAACCTTCTGGCCCTTCTTGATTGCCAGCAGGGCGTCCATCGCCTTCTCGCCCATCTCGAACGGGCGCTGTCCCGTAAGCGCGTTGGAGTAGCCGTCGCGCAGCAGTTCAAGCTGCATCTTCAGCGTGTCGGCGACGACGAGCGTGAACTTGCCAGCGTCGATGTCCTTCTTGTTCTTGTTGACGAAGGCCTTGTAGCCTTCGGGCGCGAACATCGGCCAGCCGCCAACCGGCACGATCGCCCC is from Bradyrhizobium sp. AZCC 2176 and encodes:
- a CDS encoding ATP-binding protein — its product is MTVAIEMGHTTAGAPATLDLEELLATRLLVQGNSGSGKSHLLRRLLEQSAPWVQQTIIDPEGDFVALADRFGHLLIDAEDHTERGLQVAGERARIHRVSTVLNLEGLDAENQMRRAAAFLAGLFEVARDHWYPMLVVVDEAQLFAPAVAGEVSDEARKLSLGAMTNLMCRGRKRGLAGIIATQRLAKLAKNVAAEASNFLMGRTFLDIDMARAADLLGMERRQAEAFRDLERGQFMALGPALSRRPLGLRIGPTETTPRNATPRLMPLPEATPDARAIILAAPPPENNRPQRRSPPDLLGQLMAAKSAALEARPETVEQPLSAEELAERRERVDRILRAVMAEPDAGFRAIGVLYQEFVVRCRIEGLGSAVPDLGDFRRMLTRARAGLGSDMAENDGWQDVSVRASLLPEDMQGVFMMIARAAKEGWPCPGDAAIARAYGSHSLRRARRLLTYIEEQGLIVCQLDGAGRRIVTLVELAWATAPGDPNAEELPAEQGCSSSAP
- the greA gene encoding transcription elongation factor GreA, which produces MSVAFTKEDSAETASETLLPDRPVSPHPNLVTEAGLKALEFQLQQAREAYETAQTIEDVNERRRQAATPLRDARYFAARVRTAQVIPNPTSTDTVAFGNTVTFRRDDGRVQKYHIVGEDEADPKAGSISFVSPVARLLMGKAVGDLVGTSGQELEIIAIS
- a CDS encoding ABC transporter substrate-binding protein, which produces MKPPNRLFAVVVAAGLLGAMSPAFAETVLKIRPFGDLKQIDPVITSDYMVRNHGYMVYDTLFSLDEQLAAQPQMIEAWSVSNDQLTYIFTLRGGLTFSDGQPVTSEDAVASLKRWWQRDGLGQQLASVSDSLTAKDDKTFELNLKRPWGLVIEALSKPSSNVPFIMPKAIAAAPADTAITDATGSGPFIMKKDEWAPGSKVVYVKNPTYKPRLEPANGLAGGKIAKVDRVEWHYIPDAQTALNALQAGEIDLFEEVPPDFLPTLAGNPDIKTMPQDTLGMQMVFRMNTAVPPFNNQKVRQAISYMTDQEKFARAYVSDPKLYKNCPSFFMCSSPYFTADGWVKPDIEKAKKLIAESGYDGTPVVVLHATESGPTNTFSLVAEQLMRQIGLKVEPQAMDWGTLVGRRASKETVDKGGWSLFMSGPTGADMFEPVGHLGLRANCAKAWFGWPCDEKIEKLRSDFALATDPEQKKKIATELQLRAVEYVPYWPAAQLYLVRAARSNVDGILKAAVPVYWNIAKK
- a CDS encoding ABC transporter ATP-binding protein, with protein sequence MSAVLEVSRLTQVFTSQKGPFGLFGRRELRAVDDVSFVVERGRTFCLVGESGCGKTTIGRLVVRLLKPTAGSVRVNGEDFADLAGETLRRKRQQIQMVFQDPFACLNSRMTAAEIVEEPLLNFSIGNAASRQRKVLRLFDQVGLPQHFHSRLPHHLSGGQRQRLGIARALAAEPSLIVADEAVAALDVSIRSQILNLLKEVQREIGISYLFISHDLSVVRYLADDVAVMYLGAIVEQAPAEAMFGAPAHPYTRALIDSVPVTHPRNRRRRSPLEGEIPSAAALPSGCRFRTRCPFATDICAQQAPPMTEIAPQPLRRLPSFAITAATERLALQRGRRHRSRSKTVKREEYQNETAE
- a CDS encoding ABC transporter ATP-binding protein; the encoded protein is MSAPLLSVEDLGVTLNAGAVPISLLRNVSFSIDPGETLCLVGESGCGKSLTALSIIGLLNRKVMQVSSGRILFEGRDLVSLRAEEMRRLRGDRVAMVFQEPMTSLNPLQRIGQQIAEVIVEHRGVSEAHGLRQALQLLDLVRIPDARRRAEEFPHQLSGGMRQRVMIAMALALRPALLIADEPTTALDVTIQAQVLTLIDDLRREFGTSVLLITHDLGVVAEMADRVVVLYAGSVVEQASVNDLFDGAAHPYTRGLLGAIRQLNSGSRDRLAEIPGNVPSPASLGTGCSFRQRCAAAMPVCHSETPPLAGAGPHQAACWLGRIDEEMTA
- a CDS encoding ABC transporter permease translates to MTITSTAGGLEKPDIGSDRLGRIARFPLRQPMLTASCGLLLAFGALALVSPWITSDPAALDPLGRLSSPSLDQPFGTDQAGRSVFARALWGTRVSLWVGIAVAVVTTLVGVTIGVIAGYFHAVDTVAMRVMDAVMAIPAILLAIALVALIGASPFVIVTAISVPEIPRMARVVRASVLTLRERVYVEAAITCGGRATTILRRHILPGAAGPIIVQTTYVFASAMILESILSFLGAGTPPDVPSWGNMMSEGRQFLQIAPWILGFPALMLAVTVLAANLLGDALRDLLDPSLQAGEVR
- a CDS encoding ABC transporter permease; this translates as MTGYVLGRLLAAVPVLLAVAVFVFLLLSLAPGDPAVLIAGDFASPQQVEAVRQALGLNLPMLPRFLTWVGRMLSGDFGLSLFSRIPVSQLVAQRIEPTLILSLMTITIAVFVAVPLGLVAAYRPKGFVARLTMAGAVLGFSVPVFVVAFVLVYTLALGLHWFPVQGYRPLSQGVLGSFHSLVLPAISLSFLYIALIARVTRAAVLEVLREDYVRTAHAKGLAGRKIISRYVLSNAAVPIITVVGIGFAALLGGVVVTETVFSIPGLGRLTADSILRRDYPVVQALILLFAGVYVVVNLAVDILYAVVDPRIRY
- a CDS encoding LacI family DNA-binding transcriptional regulator encodes the protein MSAGPLPTIHEVARLAGVSVATVSKTLNRSGKVSEVLQERVNAAVQKLGYAPHASARSLRSGATRILGLLVADLANPYFLRLVENIERLSSAAGYSVILCNSAEDPGREERHLAMLLSQRADGAIVIPTRRGWSGRLAALSSLPMPGILVDRRIEGLDLDSVTTDNVTLGRLAAEHLHDFGHRRVAVIMGSPEHQIARHRLDGFRTGFAERGVTLDERLIEKNNFSEMAGHAAALRLLSRSKRPTAIFATNNHLALGLLRAVGERGLSIPDEISVIAVDDLPWAGLVRPGMTVVTQPSEAIAEATVSTLLRRISEGRSGKDDNGRSIQLQPALVVRGSTAAIRKQP
- a CDS encoding amidase; translation: MNDLSIPAPSVGILDLSAVEAIAEIRKGHLSPLDVVDAAIDRIEATDAAINAIPVRCFDAARSAARRLMDKAAGGEGWPLLCGLPLAVKDNADVAGVPTSGGSLLTAGRVPDVSDPTIDRLQRNGAIVIGKSNLSELGGANTTNALFGATRNPFFPELTSGGSSGGSAAALAAHQVYLGHGNDVGGSLRTPAAFCGVAGLRPTPGLVARKPLADPFDTIFVEGPMARTIADLALMLDAMTGFHAADLISREKKHMSFQNAAARPNWAARVAVSEDLDLLPVAGDIRSGFGRAIDRLRRAGCAMTEAAPDLSGVPGVIRALRGLAYLATWGKHWPQSRARFTPEVAGDIGYGENLSAADIAGAMADRAALYRRAMSFFADFDILICPTTQVTPFPVDVRWPTEIDGRASETYIDWIMITYVWSILGCPALAVPAGRDRDGMPVSLQIVGSPHSEERLLSFAARIEQEFDTRS